A window of Actinomadura viridis genomic DNA:
CCCGCCGTGTACGCCGACCTCTCCGTCCGCGAGAACCTGCGCTACTTCGCCTCCGTGCTGGGCGCCCCGCGTTCCGACGTCGACCGGGTCATCGCGGAGGTCGGCCTCGGCCGGTCCCGCGACCAGATCGTGGGAACGCTCTCGGGCGGCCAGCTCAGCCGCGCCAACCTGGCGGTCGCCCTGCTCGGCTCGCCGGAACTGCTCGTCCTGGACGAGCCCACGGTGGGGCTGGACCCGGTGCTGCGCGAGGAGCTGTGGGAGCTGTTCCGGGAGCTGGCCGGGCACGGCACCACCCTGCTGGTGTCCAGCCATGTCATGGACGAGGCGGGCCGCACCGACCGGCTGCTGCTGATGCGCGAGGGCCGGATCCTGGCCGACGGCACCCCCGAGTCGCTGCGCTCCCGTACCGGCGCCCGCGACCTGGAGGGCGCCTTCCTCCACCTGATCACCGGCCACGCTGCGAGCACGGGGAGCACATCGTGAACATCGGGATCACCCTGGCCACCGCGCGGCGCATCCTGCGCCAGCTCCGTCACGACCGGCGGACGATCGCCCTCATGCTGGGCGTGCCGTCGATCCTGATGATCCTGCTGCGGTACGTGTTCGACCGGCCGGGGGCGTTCGACCGGATCGGGCCGATGCTGCTGGGGATCTTCCCGCTGGTGATCATGTTCATCGTGACCAGCGTGGGCACCCTGCGCGAGCGCACCAGCGGCACGCTGGAACGGCTGATGACCATGCCGATCGCCAAGCTCGACCTGCTGCTGGGGTACGCCCTGGCGTTCGGCCTGCTGGCGTTCGTCCAGGTCGGGGTGGTGCTGGCGATCTCGCTGACCTGGCTCGACCTCCACCTGGCCGGGTCGGCCTGGACGCTGCTGCTGGTGGCGGTGCTGGACGCGCTGCTCGGCATGGCGCTCGGGCTGTTCGCCAGCGCCTTCGCCCGGACCGAGTTCCAGGCGGTGCAGTTCATGCCCGCGTTCATCCTGCCGCAGACGCTGCTGTGCGGCCTGCTCGTGCCGCGCGAGCAGATGGCCGGCTGGCT
This region includes:
- a CDS encoding ABC transporter permease; this translates as MNIGITLATARRILRQLRHDRRTIALMLGVPSILMILLRYVFDRPGAFDRIGPMLLGIFPLVIMFIVTSVGTLRERTSGTLERLMTMPIAKLDLLLGYALAFGLLAFVQVGVVLAISLTWLDLHLAGSAWTLLLVAVLDALLGMALGLFASAFARTEFQAVQFMPAFILPQTLLCGLLVPREQMAGWLEAISNVLPLSYATDAMREVTAEPGFSGTLILDIVVIFGCALLALALGAVTLRRRTG
- a CDS encoding ABC transporter ATP-binding protein, which gives rise to MMSSRPAVRVRDLRVVRGGREVLHGLTFEVAPGSVVGLLGPSGCGKTTLMRALVGVQIVQDGEVSVLGEPAGSAGLRRRVGYATQSPAVYADLSVRENLRYFASVLGAPRSDVDRVIAEVGLGRSRDQIVGTLSGGQLSRANLAVALLGSPELLVLDEPTVGLDPVLREELWELFRELAGHGTTLLVSSHVMDEAGRTDRLLLMREGRILADGTPESLRSRTGARDLEGAFLHLITGHAASTGSTS